The Oncorhynchus mykiss isolate Arlee chromosome 20, USDA_OmykA_1.1, whole genome shotgun sequence genome includes a region encoding these proteins:
- the LOC110498832 gene encoding protachykinin isoform X2, translating into MDIWKFQLVIVTLYSLVYTCQGLSFSVDKEHWVSKDWQPLEKRLASQVASLIKRSKAHQFYGLMGKRSDDQPQPIGVNRRRDKGEMFVGLMGRRASSGESLTRIIPDATSTAIDIAEGSHTQPDSQEAWDQLLYDYS; encoded by the exons ATGGATATTTGGAAATTCCAGCTGGTAATAGTTACCCTGTATTCCCTGGTGTATACATGTCAGGGATTGTCTTTTAGTGTTGACAAGGAACACTGGGTATCCAAAGACTGGCAG CCACTGGAGAAGAGGTTGGCCAGCCAAGTGGCTAGTCTGATTAAGAGATCTAAAGCCCATCAGTTCTACGGGCTCATGGGCAAACGCTCAG ATGATCAGCCGCAGCCTATTGGAGTGAATAGAAGAC GAGATAAAGGGGAGATGTTTGTTGGACTTATGGGAAGAAGAGCATCAAGTGGGG AATCGCTCACAAGAATCATTCCAGATGCTACAAGCACTGCGATCGATATCGCCGAAGgatcacacacacaaccag ATTCACAAGAGGCATGGGACCAACTCCTGTATGACTACAGCTAA
- the LOC110498832 gene encoding protachykinin isoform X1: MDIWKFQLVIVTLYSLVYTCQGLSFSVDKEHWVSKDWQPLEKRLASQVASLIKRSKAHQFYGLMGKRSDDQPQPIGVNRRRDKGEMFVGLMGRRASSGESLTRIIPDATSTAIDIAEGSHTQPGISSTLMLWLKPESTL; encoded by the exons ATGGATATTTGGAAATTCCAGCTGGTAATAGTTACCCTGTATTCCCTGGTGTATACATGTCAGGGATTGTCTTTTAGTGTTGACAAGGAACACTGGGTATCCAAAGACTGGCAG CCACTGGAGAAGAGGTTGGCCAGCCAAGTGGCTAGTCTGATTAAGAGATCTAAAGCCCATCAGTTCTACGGGCTCATGGGCAAACGCTCAG ATGATCAGCCGCAGCCTATTGGAGTGAATAGAAGAC GAGATAAAGGGGAGATGTTTGTTGGACTTATGGGAAGAAGAGCATCAAGTGGGG AATCGCTCACAAGAATCATTCCAGATGCTACAAGCACTGCGATCGATATCGCCGAAGgatcacacacacaaccaggtATTTCTTCCACATTGATGTTATGGTTAAAACCTGAGAGCACTTTGTAA